In the Candidatus Binatia bacterium genome, AGTCGGTAGCGCCAACTCGAGCAAGAGTCCCAGCGAGATGAATGATGCAAGTTATCGCACGACCTCGCGCGGCGAGGCGCGAACCGCGCGTTCGAACGCCCACTCCCGGATGTGGTCGACTTGCTCCTTCATCGTCTTCGACAAAGGCACGATGGTCGCCGTCGCATTCAGCAAGTCGTCGTCGGTCAACTCACGGTCCTCGAGTTTCGCTGTGGTCAGTGCAGACACCACACACTGCTCGCACTCGGCGCCGGTCCAACCTTTGGTGAAGCGTTTCAGCCGATCGAGATCAAAGCGACTCGGGTCCACCCCGCGCCGTTGCAGGTGAATGCGGAAGATGTCTACTCGTTCTTCGTCTGTCGGTAAGTCGACGAAGAAAACTTCGTCGAACCGGCCCTTTCGGATCATCTCCGCAGGCAAAAGATCAATCCGGTTGGCCGTTGCCGCAACGAACAGTCCGCGCGTTTTTTCCTGCATCCAAGTGAGGAAGAAGGCGAACATCCGCCCTTGCTCCCCAGCCGATTCGGAAGACGTGACCGCCATCTCCAACTCGTCGAACCAGCAGACAGCGGGTGAGATCTGCTCCAGGATTTTGCAGGCTTGCGCAAATGCACTCTCGGGGGGGCCGTGCTTGCCGGAAAAAATCTCCGTCATGTCGATCCGGTAGAGCGGCAGCTCGAAAGTGGAGGCGATGGCCTTGACCGACAAGCTCTTGCCGCAGCCGGAAATGCCCATGATGAGTACGCCTTTCGGCACAATGTCGGCGCTCAGTTGGTCGCGCATCTGGAAGAGTTTGCGGCGTTCTAAAAGCCAGCGTTTTAAGACCTCGAGGCCGCCGACGAAGTCGAGCGTGGTGCCGTCAGCCACGTACTGCACGAGCCCGGTGCGGTTGACGACCAGCCGCTT is a window encoding:
- a CDS encoding AAA family ATPase, with product MEHSRAVQSLRDAFESGRPLIYIHSPEEHRLDRLLAVVATQCFKPPAEVFTWSLTAGLRGRDGSPVGSQSADPRHVLDFIADYPGQGIFHLKDFHEPLRSDPAVRRRLRDLYELCFDRKKFTVITSAVQFIPEELARAILLLELSLPDAEELQALLRDETAALQRSGHGVELDEPSLLPLARALQGLTVDEARHAIRRALAHHRRLGPEAIPALLEEKRLVVNRTGLVQYVADGTTLDFVGGLEVLKRWLLERRKLFQMRDQLSADIVPKGVLIMGISGCGKSLSVKAIASTFELPLYRIDMTEIFSGKHGPPESAFAQACKILEQISPAVCWFDELEMAVTSSESAGEQGRMFAFFLTWMQEKTRGLFVAATANRIDLLPAEMIRKGRFDEVFFVDLPTDEERVDIFRIHLQRRGVDPSRFDLDRLKRFTKGWTGAECEQCVVSALTTAKLEDRELTDDDLLNATATIVPLSKTMKEQVDHIREWAFERAVRASPREVVR